The following proteins are co-located in the Haloplanus sp. HW8-1 genome:
- a CDS encoding helix-turn-helix transcriptional regulator translates to MSDDHSEIWDTVARRADLLAELREGPRQKRVLASTLPVSRSTVDRGIADLVDLGLVAVTDGRVRLTVAGDLVAALYHDATASVDELLSLAPSLEGLDECIRPPPSFFGETEVVTADDRAHTPGERLIDAFLDADRCRLVRGAIRPAFSADVRERMVDGSLTIDATLCPDSIAFLRSFHGSDLERVLDLDTVTVREYAEPLHSGLYLFDTDGQSRVWLSVHDEATDDVRALFGSDRPEAVDWADRTLSRIHDRSTRVRTS, encoded by the coding sequence GGACACCGTTGCCCGACGCGCCGACCTGCTCGCCGAACTGCGCGAGGGACCGCGGCAAAAGCGGGTGCTAGCGTCGACACTGCCCGTCTCCCGGTCGACCGTCGACCGCGGCATCGCCGACCTCGTCGACCTCGGCCTCGTCGCCGTGACCGACGGCCGCGTCCGCTTGACCGTCGCGGGCGACCTCGTGGCGGCGCTCTACCACGATGCCACGGCGAGCGTCGACGAACTGCTATCGCTGGCGCCGTCTCTGGAGGGACTCGACGAGTGTATCCGGCCGCCGCCGAGTTTCTTCGGGGAAACGGAGGTGGTGACCGCCGACGACCGCGCCCACACGCCGGGTGAACGCCTGATCGATGCCTTCCTCGACGCGGACCGCTGTCGGCTCGTCCGGGGCGCCATCAGACCCGCCTTCTCGGCCGACGTACGCGAACGCATGGTCGACGGGTCGCTGACCATCGACGCCACCCTCTGTCCGGACTCCATCGCCTTTCTGCGCTCCTTCCACGGGTCGGACCTGGAGCGAGTTCTCGACCTGGATACCGTCACCGTCCGGGAGTACGCCGAGCCGCTTCACTCGGGACTGTACCTGTTCGATACCGACGGTCAGTCCCGGGTGTGGCTGTCGGTGCACGACGAGGCGACCGACGACGTCCGCGCGCTGTTCGGCTCCGACCGTCCCGAGGCGGTCGACTGGGCGGACCGCACCCTCAGCCGGATCCACGACCGCTCCACGCGCGTCCGGACGTCGTGA
- a CDS encoding dodecin, with translation MSGVFKKITLIGRSPDSFDDAVDDAIDRATETLDRVKWIEVDDLGVEIAGAEDREYQAEVEVAFELEE, from the coding sequence ATGTCTGGCGTATTCAAGAAAATCACGCTGATCGGCCGGAGTCCGGATAGTTTCGACGACGCGGTCGACGACGCGATCGACCGCGCGACCGAGACGCTCGATCGCGTCAAGTGGATCGAGGTTGACGACCTCGGCGTGGAGATCGCGGGCGCCGAGGATCGGGAGTACCAAGCAGAAGTCGAGGTGGCGTTCGAACTCGAGGAGTGA
- a CDS encoding universal stress protein, translating to MTLVVVPVRYPLSGHSRATLAEAIRVAEDRDADLTVLHVDLYQEGREVTRTDLKRAVEAEFGNVDRVRYVVRRGFLVEETILDEVAAENADVVVIGSKQVGRWRRTFARFLDDPDIDTFLREKLDCDVITVSA from the coding sequence ATGACGCTGGTGGTGGTCCCGGTCCGCTATCCGCTTAGTGGACACTCCCGGGCGACGCTCGCGGAGGCGATCAGGGTCGCCGAGGACCGCGACGCCGATCTCACCGTGTTACACGTCGACCTCTATCAGGAGGGACGCGAAGTGACGCGGACGGACCTGAAACGCGCCGTGGAGGCGGAGTTCGGCAACGTCGACCGCGTCCGCTACGTCGTTCGGCGGGGCTTTCTCGTCGAGGAGACCATCCTCGACGAGGTGGCCGCCGAGAACGCCGACGTGGTCGTCATCGGCTCGAAACAGGTCGGCCGATGGCGACGCACCTTCGCTCGCTTCCTCGACGATCCGGACATCGACACGTTCCTGCGGGAGAAACTCGACTGCGACGTGATCACCGTCAGCGCGTAG
- a CDS encoding mechanosensitive ion channel family protein, whose product MTLGAIGLAGTAPPIGTVEWVRWLWSVTAVRVVVAGLIVVAGAVISKFLVRLLGRTVARRFQRQSVAQTVLGLLRVSTVVVATLVAGSILGLGIGDIVLSVTVFSAVLGIVLAPIVGSIINGVFVLADNPYEIGDMIELEDGRRGFVDDITLRYTKIFTLENTFLVVPNSSMRERDVTNYSAEDERTRLSIPLLVTYEGDLDEARRLMERSARGVEEVIEGGPDIRIGSARYPAKPTCLIDAYADSGVRLVLRFWVRTPYKIPRVESTVRERIWEHLAGADVEIAYPHQHLLFDENSGQARVALEDGAEMGLDDGEDADGATTRTESGVTDAGPESSAGRSPTE is encoded by the coding sequence ATGACACTCGGGGCGATCGGACTGGCGGGGACGGCACCACCGATCGGGACGGTGGAGTGGGTCCGGTGGCTGTGGAGTGTCACCGCCGTCCGGGTGGTCGTCGCCGGCCTGATCGTCGTCGCCGGGGCCGTCATCTCGAAGTTCCTCGTGCGACTGCTCGGGCGCACGGTCGCCCGACGGTTCCAGCGACAGAGCGTCGCCCAGACCGTCCTCGGCCTACTTCGCGTCTCGACGGTCGTCGTCGCGACCCTCGTCGCGGGGAGCATCCTCGGCCTCGGCATCGGTGACATCGTCCTCTCGGTGACCGTCTTCTCCGCCGTCCTCGGTATCGTCCTCGCGCCCATCGTCGGCAGCATCATCAACGGCGTGTTCGTCCTCGCGGACAACCCCTACGAGATCGGGGACATGATCGAACTGGAGGACGGTCGGCGAGGGTTCGTCGACGACATCACGCTCAGATACACCAAGATCTTCACCCTCGAAAACACGTTTCTGGTCGTCCCGAACTCGTCGATGCGGGAGCGCGACGTCACCAACTACTCCGCCGAGGACGAGCGGACCCGGCTCTCGATCCCCCTGCTCGTCACCTACGAGGGCGACCTCGACGAGGCCCGGCGGCTCATGGAGCGATCCGCGCGCGGCGTCGAGGAGGTGATCGAGGGCGGTCCGGACATCCGCATCGGGAGCGCCCGCTACCCCGCGAAGCCGACCTGTCTGATCGACGCCTACGCCGACAGCGGGGTTCGGCTCGTCCTCCGGTTCTGGGTGCGGACGCCGTACAAGATCCCGCGAGTGGAGTCGACCGTCCGCGAACGCATCTGGGAGCACCTCGCCGGGGCGGACGTGGAGATCGCCTACCCCCACCAGCACCTCCTGTTCGACGAGAACAGCGGGCAGGCACGCGTCGCACTCGAAGACGGGGCCGAGATGGGGCTGGACGACGGCGAGGACGCGGACGGAGCGACGACGCGGACGGAGAGCGGCGTGACGGACGCCGGTCCGGAGTCTTCGGCCGGCAGGTCGCCGACGGAATGA
- the priS gene encoding DNA primase small subunit PriS, whose translation MDRRTREYLAGRFGDYYRDADPTLPPDPETREWGHIPWTSGSTTMIRHRSIYDLGDVADFLHRETPRHVYFSAARYADPDATSMDEKGWQGADLVFDLDADHLPGVDPEAATYAEMLAACKDALLSLLDLLEEDFGFEDVTVVFSGGRGYHVHVRDEGLAGLESAARREVVDYVRAVDLDVEGLVRTRAVGGTTRRELRTEGGWGRRTHRRLRGFVEELRTLDEDEAMDRLTAFDGIGEGRASTLLDAFVDNERAVARGNVEVGGPGARTLVEAIAHETVEAETAPIDEPVTTDTHRLIRLPGSLHGGSGLVVRRIDRDAIDAFDPLVDAVPERFTRRDVRVEVTEPGTVELDGDRFTLDAGVQTVPECVGVFLMTRDRARKVKE comes from the coding sequence ATGGATCGACGGACGCGCGAGTATCTCGCGGGCCGCTTCGGCGATTACTACCGGGATGCCGACCCGACGCTTCCCCCCGACCCGGAGACGCGGGAGTGGGGACATATCCCGTGGACGAGCGGTTCGACGACGATGATCCGCCACCGGTCGATCTACGATCTCGGGGACGTGGCCGATTTCCTCCACCGCGAGACGCCTCGCCACGTCTACTTCTCGGCGGCGCGGTACGCCGACCCGGATGCGACCTCGATGGACGAGAAGGGCTGGCAGGGCGCCGACCTCGTTTTCGACCTCGACGCCGACCACCTCCCGGGCGTCGACCCGGAGGCGGCGACCTACGCCGAGATGCTCGCGGCGTGTAAGGACGCGCTGCTGTCCCTCCTCGACCTGTTGGAGGAGGACTTCGGGTTCGAGGACGTGACCGTCGTGTTCTCGGGCGGCCGGGGCTATCACGTCCACGTCCGGGACGAGGGCCTGGCCGGACTCGAGTCGGCTGCCCGGCGCGAGGTGGTCGACTACGTCCGCGCGGTCGACCTCGACGTCGAGGGGCTGGTACGTACCCGCGCCGTCGGCGGGACGACTCGACGCGAACTCCGTACCGAAGGCGGGTGGGGTCGTCGGACCCACCGCCGTCTCCGCGGGTTCGTCGAGGAGTTGCGGACCCTCGACGAGGACGAGGCGATGGATCGACTCACCGCGTTCGACGGCATCGGCGAGGGACGAGCGAGCACCCTGCTCGATGCCTTCGTCGACAACGAGCGCGCGGTGGCACGGGGTAACGTCGAGGTCGGCGGACCGGGCGCACGCACGCTCGTCGAGGCGATCGCCCACGAGACGGTCGAAGCGGAGACGGCACCCATCGACGAACCGGTGACGACGGACACCCACCGCCTGATCCGCCTCCCGGGGAGCCTGCACGGTGGGAGCGGCCTCGTCGTCCGCCGGATCGATCGGGACGCCATCGACGCGTTCGATCCGCTGGTCGACGCCGTCCCCGAGCGGTTCACCAGACGCGACGTTCGGGTCGAGGTGACCGAACCGGGAACGGTCGAACTTGACGGCGACAGGTTTACCTTGGACGCAGGAGTGCAAACGGTACCGGAGTGCGTCGGCGTGTTCCTGATGACGCGCGACCGGGCCCGGAAGGTCAAAGAATGA
- a CDS encoding HVO_2901 family zinc finger protein — protein sequence MPQMHVSSRRDLLVCRKCDAEFPEGRATKDGWTYECPECGEATGLGEGLRRV from the coding sequence ATGCCGCAGATGCACGTCTCCTCCCGCCGAGATCTCCTCGTCTGCCGAAAGTGCGACGCCGAGTTTCCGGAGGGTCGCGCCACGAAGGACGGCTGGACCTACGAATGTCCGGAGTGTGGCGAGGCGACCGGTCTCGGCGAGGGGCTGCGACGGGTCTGA
- a CDS encoding class II fumarate hydratase, with product MSEDSSEDGFRVERDSLGEIRVPEDAYWGAQTQRAVENFPISDCRFGRRFVRALGVVKKSAARANRDLDLVEADVADAIVAAADEVIAGGHDDQFPVDVFQTGSGTSSNMNANEVIANRAAELMGSEVGDRIVHPNDHVNFGQSSNDVIPTAMHVAALEAVEKDLIPALETLAAELDAKADEFDGVVKTGRTHLQDATPVRLGQEFGGYRTQVEKGIERCESVAPRLAELALGGTATGTGLNTHPEFPERAAAYIAEETGIDFREADDHFEAQAAHDAMGEAHGALRTVAGSLNKIANDLRLLASGPRNGLGEIEQPENQPGSSIMPGKINPVVAEAVNQVHTQVVGNDAAVSAGAAGGQIDLNLYKPVIAYNFLQSTSLLANAAETFAEKFVAKLAANEKHCADAVERSMALATALNPAIGYDKASDVAKTALKEDKTVREVAIEKGYLTATEADEVLDPARMTHRGILSADD from the coding sequence ATGAGCGAGGATTCCAGCGAGGACGGATTCCGCGTCGAACGGGACAGTCTCGGCGAGATTCGCGTCCCCGAGGACGCGTACTGGGGCGCACAGACACAGCGTGCCGTCGAGAACTTCCCCATCAGCGACTGTCGGTTCGGCCGCCGGTTCGTCCGCGCGCTCGGCGTGGTCAAGAAGTCGGCCGCGCGGGCCAACCGCGACCTCGACCTCGTCGAGGCGGACGTCGCCGACGCCATCGTCGCCGCGGCCGACGAGGTGATCGCCGGCGGCCACGACGATCAGTTCCCGGTCGACGTCTTCCAGACCGGCTCCGGTACCTCCTCGAACATGAACGCGAACGAAGTGATCGCCAATCGTGCGGCGGAACTGATGGGCAGCGAGGTCGGCGATCGGATCGTCCATCCCAACGACCACGTCAACTTCGGCCAGTCCTCGAACGACGTCATTCCCACCGCGATGCACGTCGCCGCACTGGAGGCAGTCGAGAAAGATCTGATACCCGCACTGGAGACGCTGGCGGCCGAACTCGACGCCAAGGCCGACGAGTTCGACGGCGTCGTCAAGACCGGGCGGACCCACCTGCAGGACGCCACGCCCGTCCGCCTCGGACAGGAGTTCGGCGGCTACCGTACGCAGGTCGAGAAGGGGATCGAGCGCTGTGAGTCGGTCGCTCCGCGCCTCGCCGAACTCGCACTCGGCGGGACGGCTACGGGGACCGGCCTGAACACCCACCCAGAGTTCCCCGAACGGGCGGCCGCGTACATCGCCGAGGAGACGGGCATCGACTTCCGCGAGGCCGACGACCACTTCGAGGCCCAAGCCGCCCACGACGCGATGGGCGAGGCCCACGGCGCCCTCCGGACGGTCGCGGGGTCGCTGAACAAGATCGCGAACGACCTCCGACTACTGGCCTCGGGCCCCCGTAACGGCCTCGGCGAGATCGAACAGCCCGAGAACCAGCCGGGATCGTCGATCATGCCGGGAAAGATCAACCCGGTCGTCGCGGAGGCGGTCAACCAGGTCCACACGCAGGTCGTGGGCAACGATGCCGCCGTCTCCGCCGGTGCCGCGGGCGGCCAGATCGACCTCAACCTCTACAAACCCGTGATCGCGTACAACTTCCTGCAGTCGACCTCGCTCCTCGCGAACGCCGCCGAGACGTTCGCCGAGAAGTTCGTGGCGAAACTGGCGGCCAACGAGAAACACTGTGCCGACGCGGTCGAGCGGTCGATGGCGCTCGCGACGGCGCTCAACCCCGCCATCGGCTACGACAAGGCCTCCGACGTCGCCAAGACGGCGCTGAAAGAGGACAAGACCGTCCGCGAGGTGGCGATCGAAAAGGGCTATCTCACGGCGACGGAGGCCGACGAGGTGCTCGACCCCGCGCGGATGACCCACCGAGGGATTCTGAGCGCCGACGACTGA
- a CDS encoding BolA family protein, whose amino-acid sequence METADVERLIEEGIEDADATVTKPRVPDEDHEDAHFAAVVVSPAFEGLPLVQQHQLVYDALEGHMTTDIHAVEMKTYTPEAYEEHGPDA is encoded by the coding sequence ATGGAGACTGCTGACGTCGAACGACTCATCGAGGAGGGAATCGAGGACGCGGACGCGACGGTCACCAAACCGCGTGTCCCCGACGAGGACCACGAGGACGCCCACTTCGCCGCCGTGGTCGTCTCGCCCGCCTTCGAGGGATTACCCCTAGTCCAGCAACACCAACTGGTCTACGACGCGCTCGAGGGGCACATGACGACCGATATCCACGCCGTGGAGATGAAGACGTACACCCCCGAGGCGTACGAGGAACACGGCCCGGACGCGTAA
- the rdfA gene encoding rod-determining factor RdfA, with amino-acid sequence MAESRDDRDRDETRSKVGRVIQKYDLGELGAELERRWLADDDERLSLRDLADLLNRRVLQAALVAAGRTSTDRDVAHLYETLQGDVSAGERIRKERELERDGVDVEALTSDFVTHQAVHTYLKKYRNAEYDREPQDPTKRSVETLQRLRSRTTAVTDRTVAQLAKKDEITAQEYETFVEMRIRCAECGSEYDAVAFIERGGCDCD; translated from the coding sequence ATGGCCGAGTCACGCGACGATCGGGACCGAGACGAGACGCGGAGCAAGGTCGGTCGGGTCATACAGAAGTACGACCTTGGCGAGTTGGGTGCGGAACTCGAACGTCGGTGGCTCGCTGACGACGACGAGCGACTGAGCCTTCGTGACCTCGCCGATCTGTTGAATCGGCGTGTCCTCCAGGCCGCACTCGTCGCTGCGGGGAGAACGTCGACCGATCGCGACGTCGCTCACCTCTACGAGACGCTGCAGGGGGACGTGAGCGCGGGCGAACGGATACGGAAAGAGCGGGAACTGGAACGGGACGGCGTCGACGTCGAGGCCCTGACGTCGGATTTCGTCACCCATCAGGCGGTCCACACGTATCTGAAGAAGTACCGGAACGCGGAGTACGACCGTGAACCACAGGATCCGACGAAACGGAGCGTAGAGACGCTCCAGCGACTGCGCAGTCGGACGACGGCCGTCACGGACCGTACCGTCGCACAACTGGCGAAAAAGGACGAGATCACGGCCCAGGAGTACGAAACCTTCGTCGAGATGCGGATTCGCTGTGCGGAGTGTGGATCCGAATACGACGCCGTGGCGTTCATCGAGCGCGGTGGTTGTGACTGTGATTGA
- a CDS encoding archaea-specific SMC-related protein, which yields MASSNVQVPDTVLRVTVDNIGGIDHTAVELAPGVNVLTGRNATNRTSFLQALMAVVGSEDVSLKGDAEEGSVELDRDDEAFTRTLSRTPRGVQFQGDPLLDDPTLADLFAFLLEDNEARRAVARADDLREVIMRPIDTEAVKSEIERVESEKRRVDEEIDRIEELRRELPALEERRTKLRTRIEDTEAELEAKRAKLDAADTDVSDSPDGESDLEDVMADLRAARSELNDIDFKLDTARESLEGLEDERTDVERELDSLPDDVPGDLDELEAELEQLRDRKQSLDATVSQLQRIIEFNEEMLDGTNRELKDALTPGTADSPSEQLLADTAVCWTCGSEVEADAIQGTIDRLRELRREKGTERSEVADEIEERKSEKRDIENERQERSQLERRLQRLDSEIDNQESTIESLERQREETMETIDALEDRAETLEDREQSEVLSLHKSINELEFERDRLEDELASVEEEREDLEDRIAEKDELESEREEIKRRLTELRTRIETLETESIERFNEHMETLLDVLQYENLERIWIERTERTVRDGRRKVQRGSFDLHVVRSTDDGTTYEDTVDHLSESEREVTGLVFALAGYLVHDVHEVVPFVLLDSLEAIDSERIAHLVSYFEEYVSYLVVALLPEDARALDDEYRRITEI from the coding sequence ATGGCTTCCTCGAACGTGCAGGTCCCCGACACTGTCCTCCGGGTCACCGTCGACAACATCGGCGGAATCGATCACACGGCGGTGGAGCTCGCCCCCGGCGTAAACGTTCTGACCGGAAGGAACGCGACCAATCGAACCTCGTTCCTGCAGGCGCTTATGGCCGTCGTCGGCAGCGAGGACGTCTCGCTCAAGGGGGACGCCGAGGAAGGTTCCGTCGAACTCGATCGGGACGACGAAGCGTTCACCCGGACGCTCTCGCGGACGCCCCGTGGGGTACAGTTTCAGGGCGATCCGCTCCTGGACGATCCGACGCTCGCGGATCTCTTTGCCTTTCTGCTGGAGGACAACGAGGCCCGCCGCGCGGTCGCCCGGGCCGACGACCTGCGGGAGGTGATCATGCGACCGATCGACACCGAAGCGGTCAAATCCGAGATCGAGCGAGTCGAATCGGAGAAACGACGCGTCGACGAGGAGATCGACCGGATCGAGGAGCTACGCCGGGAGCTTCCAGCGCTCGAAGAGCGCCGAACGAAGCTTCGGACCCGAATCGAGGACACGGAGGCGGAACTCGAAGCCAAGCGTGCCAAACTCGACGCCGCCGACACGGACGTCTCGGACTCTCCGGACGGGGAGTCGGATCTCGAGGACGTGATGGCCGATCTCCGGGCGGCGCGCTCGGAGCTCAACGATATCGACTTCAAACTCGACACGGCACGCGAGAGCCTCGAGGGTCTCGAGGACGAACGGACGGACGTCGAGCGTGAACTCGACTCCCTTCCCGACGACGTCCCGGGTGATCTGGACGAACTCGAGGCCGAACTCGAACAGCTCCGTGACCGCAAGCAGTCACTCGACGCCACCGTCAGCCAACTCCAGCGTATCATCGAGTTCAACGAGGAGATGCTCGACGGGACGAACCGGGAGCTCAAGGACGCCCTCACCCCGGGCACGGCCGACTCACCCTCGGAACAGCTGCTCGCCGACACCGCGGTCTGTTGGACTTGCGGTAGCGAGGTCGAGGCCGACGCTATCCAGGGGACGATCGACCGACTCCGCGAGCTTCGGCGGGAGAAGGGGACCGAGCGCTCCGAGGTCGCGGACGAAATCGAGGAACGCAAATCCGAGAAACGAGACATCGAGAACGAACGTCAGGAGCGATCGCAACTCGAGCGGCGACTCCAGCGCCTCGACTCCGAAATCGACAATCAGGAGTCCACCATCGAGTCGCTCGAACGACAGCGCGAGGAGACGATGGAGACGATCGATGCCCTGGAGGACCGCGCCGAGACACTGGAGGATCGGGAGCAAAGCGAGGTACTGTCGCTCCACAAGTCGATCAACGAACTGGAGTTCGAACGCGACCGCCTCGAGGACGAACTGGCGTCCGTCGAGGAGGAACGCGAGGACCTCGAAGACCGTATCGCCGAGAAGGACGAACTCGAATCCGAACGCGAGGAGATCAAGCGACGACTCACCGAACTTCGAACCCGCATCGAGACGCTGGAGACGGAGTCCATCGAACGGTTCAACGAGCACATGGAAACCCTCCTCGATGTCCTCCAGTACGAGAACCTCGAGCGCATCTGGATCGAGCGGACCGAAAGGACCGTTCGTGACGGCCGCCGCAAGGTACAGCGTGGCTCGTTCGACCTCCACGTCGTCCGGTCGACGGACGACGGCACCACCTACGAGGACACCGTCGACCACCTCAGCGAGAGCGAACGCGAAGTGACAGGCCTCGTGTTCGCCCTCGCGGGCTACCTCGTTCACGACGTCCACGAGGTCGTCCCGTTCGTGTTACTCGATTCGCTCGAGGCCATCGACTCCGAGCGCATCGCTCATCTCGTCTCGTATTTCGAGGAGTACGTCTCCTACCTGGTCGTTGCCCTACTGCCGGAAGACGCACGGGCACTCGACGACGAGTACCGCCGGATCACGGAGATCTAG